Proteins encoded together in one Pseudomonadota bacterium window:
- a CDS encoding protein-S-isoprenylcysteine O-methyltransferase encodes MDDPATQPATGGSDAASGRTAIIGAQKSQTPLVPLIIILSAIAIYLWRSDFAPRWPMIIGAVLILVQMFIRGPFAKKAGSVTVSRDYVYRLDLIIMFGVFVTMVLLPTARLVTPWLDTFDYQLGSASAVMGVIISIFSLWLFYRSHADLGKQWSATLQIGEEHQLVTNGVYARIRHPMYSALWLYALAQPLLFQNWIAGPPVILVWAMLYFSRLPREERMMEEQFGKGYDDYRKHAGALWPRMRS; translated from the coding sequence ATGGATGACCCCGCTACACAGCCTGCAACAGGAGGCAGCGATGCTGCTTCTGGAAGAACTGCCATCATCGGCGCGCAGAAGAGTCAGACGCCACTCGTGCCGCTGATCATTATCCTGTCCGCCATTGCTATTTATCTGTGGCGTAGCGATTTTGCGCCACGTTGGCCGATGATTATCGGCGCAGTGCTGATATTGGTCCAGATGTTTATCCGCGGCCCCTTCGCCAAAAAGGCTGGCTCTGTCACGGTTAGCCGCGACTATGTTTACCGCCTTGATCTGATCATCATGTTCGGGGTGTTTGTCACCATGGTTCTGTTACCAACAGCAAGGCTCGTAACGCCCTGGCTTGATACCTTTGATTATCAGCTTGGATCAGCCAGCGCAGTGATGGGCGTGATTATCAGCATCTTTTCGCTCTGGCTGTTTTATCGCAGCCATGCAGATCTCGGCAAACAATGGTCGGCAACATTACAGATAGGCGAGGAACATCAGCTCGTCACCAATGGCGTCTATGCACGCATCCGCCACCCCATGTATAGCGCGCTCTGGCTCTATGCACTGGCACAGCCTCTCTTGTTCCAGAACTGGATCGCCGGGCCGCCCGTGATACTGGTCTGGGCCATGCTCTATTTTAGTCGGCTGCCGCGCGAAGAGCGAATGATGGAAGAGCAATTCGGCAAGGGTTACGATGATTATCGCAAACATGCAGGGGCCTTGTGGCCCAGAATGAGGTCTTGA
- a CDS encoding TonB-dependent receptor, with the protein MSKSLWASRPHWLGGTAIAAIIAAASPANAETASSDAVALEELDTALAQTNSEEPEPLQDRDRDDDDVVIVTGTKTFQSIQKTEASVAVITEKSIEEQALFDLRDALLRTANVSTLGGDAINQLSIRGVQLGGVGNAGTGATAQVYVDGAPASFNANQGVSNLWDVAQVEILRGPQSTVQGRNALSGAVVINTADPEYDFGARVRGIVGTQDTYQISGMVTGPIVSDQVAFRIAADYRENDFGVIDQTSGQRAQFIEALTLRGKLLFEPEFAEGLRLELIASYADTSFGQFNILQSPVPVDDPAFADFDIFGSETFPAASRLEFNEVIRGIADLSYDISDTWSINALATVEDVNRTIDFAPAGAGDNFDRTYSGELRANFNYGDVTGWIGGYYFDTNTTSDTSFITPLSLIGLPVDPPDSVVDLAILQGSATENFAIFGDINWDISDKWTINIGARYDWETFSSIGLQGSVTVDPPTCTVSPVVPFIGGLPCVNIIPVTSEPPLETNFEAFLPRAAITYNISDDVSIAATVARGYRAGGAVFFAPPGATPTLLEFGPEFLTNYEIAFRSQFWDQRITLNANFFYSTWDDQQVSIPDPSGLPFSAQTLNAGQSELYGAEIDLLIEIVPEFDVFASVGLLSTEFVDFPFAQDADGNPLNPDFPQFANLAGNSFPGAPEFNLSFGFNYTSDSGFFVNANGAFSTEQFSEVANLPENLGDPIMLVNGRIGYRSDNWEIAIFANNLFNERALTRPLVSTVDPATGTPTLNDQPSFTSTDRSVIGISLGWRL; encoded by the coding sequence GTGAGCAAATCTTTGTGGGCTAGTCGGCCACACTGGCTGGGTGGGACGGCTATTGCTGCTATCATTGCCGCTGCGTCACCTGCGAACGCTGAGACTGCATCCAGTGATGCGGTCGCGCTTGAAGAACTTGATACGGCATTGGCGCAAACCAACAGCGAAGAACCCGAACCACTTCAAGACAGGGATAGAGACGACGATGATGTGGTGATCGTAACTGGCACAAAAACTTTCCAGTCTATTCAGAAGACCGAAGCCTCGGTCGCCGTCATCACCGAAAAGTCAATCGAGGAACAGGCGCTTTTCGATCTGCGTGATGCCTTGTTGCGTACTGCCAATGTCTCCACCCTGGGCGGCGATGCTATCAACCAATTGTCCATTCGCGGCGTCCAGCTTGGTGGCGTCGGCAATGCCGGCACCGGAGCTACAGCACAGGTTTATGTTGACGGAGCACCAGCGAGCTTCAACGCCAATCAGGGTGTATCCAACCTTTGGGATGTAGCGCAGGTAGAGATATTGCGCGGACCACAATCGACGGTGCAAGGGCGCAATGCCCTGTCCGGTGCTGTCGTTATCAATACCGCTGATCCCGAATATGATTTTGGTGCCAGAGTACGCGGTATCGTTGGCACACAGGATACTTATCAGATTTCGGGCATGGTGACCGGGCCTATCGTCTCGGATCAGGTCGCATTCCGCATTGCTGCGGATTATCGCGAGAATGATTTTGGCGTCATTGACCAGACCAGCGGACAACGCGCGCAGTTTATCGAGGCGCTGACCTTGCGCGGCAAGCTGCTGTTCGAACCGGAATTCGCCGAAGGCCTGCGGCTCGAACTGATCGCCAGCTATGCCGATACCAGCTTCGGCCAGTTCAATATTCTGCAGTCCCCAGTGCCAGTCGATGATCCAGCTTTTGCCGATTTCGACATTTTTGGCAGCGAGACCTTTCCTGCTGCATCTCGCCTCGAATTCAATGAAGTGATCCGTGGCATCGCTGACCTCAGCTATGACATTTCCGATACATGGTCGATCAACGCATTGGCGACAGTTGAGGATGTCAATCGGACCATCGACTTTGCGCCTGCTGGCGCGGGCGACAATTTCGACCGTACCTATTCGGGCGAGCTGCGCGCCAATTTCAACTATGGTGATGTCACCGGCTGGATCGGTGGCTATTATTTCGACACCAACACGACCAGCGATACATCATTTATAACGCCACTCTCATTGATTGGCCTACCGGTCGACCCACCTGACTCAGTAGTCGATCTGGCGATTCTGCAGGGCAGCGCTACGGAAAATTTCGCAATATTCGGTGATATCAACTGGGATATCAGCGACAAATGGACGATCAATATCGGCGCACGCTATGACTGGGAGACATTCTCGTCCATCGGGTTGCAAGGGTCAGTAACCGTCGACCCACCGACTTGCACTGTCTCGCCCGTGGTCCCCTTTATTGGCGGACTGCCCTGTGTGAATATTATTCCAGTCACCAGTGAACCGCCACTCGAAACCAACTTTGAGGCTTTCCTCCCGCGCGCTGCAATCACCTATAATATCAGCGATGATGTCTCGATTGCCGCGACCGTCGCGCGCGGCTATCGGGCTGGCGGCGCTGTGTTCTTTGCCCCACCGGGTGCAACGCCGACGCTGCTCGAATTCGGACCGGAATTTCTCACCAATTATGAGATAGCGTTCCGCTCGCAATTCTGGGACCAGCGCATCACGCTTAATGCCAACTTCTTTTATTCCACATGGGATGACCAGCAGGTTTCCATTCCCGATCCGAGCGGTCTGCCCTTTTCGGCACAAACGCTGAATGCCGGCCAGTCCGAGCTTTATGGTGCGGAGATCGATCTGTTGATTGAGATTGTGCCGGAGTTTGACGTGTTCGCTTCGGTTGGCCTGCTGAGCACGGAATTTGTTGACTTCCCGTTCGCGCAGGATGCAGACGGCAATCCGCTCAACCCGGACTTCCCACAATTCGCCAATCTCGCTGGAAATTCCTTCCCCGGCGCGCCCGAGTTTAATCTGTCCTTCGGTTTCAACTACACCAGTGACAGCGGGTTTTTCGTCAATGCCAACGGTGCCTTCTCGACCGAGCAATTCTCCGAAGTTGCCAATCTCCCGGAAAACCTGGGTGATCCAATCATGCTGGTCAATGGCCGCATCGGCTATCGCAGCGACAATTGGGAGATCGCGATATTTGCCAACAATCTGTTCAACGAACGCGCACTCACCCGGCCTCTGGTTTCAACGGTTGATCCGGCCACAGGGACGCCAACGCTCAATGATCAGCCCAGTTTCACCAGCACCGACAGAAGCGTGATCGGCATATCGCTGGGCTGGCGTCTGTGA
- a CDS encoding VOC family protein, with product MGYVLDRGGTPLDHIAIGVPDTERGVEELGEVLGYKPVLTKPEPDQFYWSGSLPLGAGRFLEILGPNPEYRKFNPFIEIVRRLEQPQPLFWYVATDNFARFEAAAKAAGAPVERVQTVSHEVHGTITDYTRGIIGPGFLSVSPNVIEWRSRFAALTEGDGPEFVSLELAHPEADRLNSAFKVLGINQHVSKGPHRIGLNLNTPKGPVSFAGDGLELRGVTAMARMAGLYFRWLAKR from the coding sequence ATGGGGTATGTGCTGGACAGAGGCGGGACACCACTCGATCATATAGCGATTGGCGTTCCTGATACCGAGCGTGGCGTCGAAGAGCTAGGCGAGGTCTTGGGCTATAAACCGGTCTTGACGAAGCCTGAGCCGGATCAGTTTTATTGGAGTGGATCGTTGCCTCTGGGCGCCGGTCGCTTTTTGGAGATACTTGGACCGAATCCGGAATACCGGAAATTCAATCCGTTTATCGAGATAGTGCGTCGGCTGGAGCAGCCACAGCCGCTTTTCTGGTATGTGGCAACTGATAATTTTGCGCGTTTTGAAGCTGCGGCCAAGGCAGCCGGCGCTCCGGTCGAGCGAGTACAGACCGTTTCCCACGAGGTCCATGGGACTATAACGGATTATACGCGCGGTATTATCGGTCCAGGCTTTTTAAGCGTTAGCCCGAATGTCATCGAATGGCGATCACGTTTCGCGGCGCTAACCGAAGGGGATGGCCCCGAGTTTGTTAGCCTTGAGCTGGCACACCCTGAGGCAGATCGGCTTAATAGTGCGTTTAAGGTGTTGGGGATCAATCAGCATGTAAGTAAAGGTCCGCACCGTATCGGCCTAAATCTCAATACACCAAAAGGACCGGTATCTTTCGCTGGGGACGGTCTGGAGTTGCGAGGGGTCACCGCCATGGCCCGCATGGCGGGCCTGTATTTTCGATGGCTTGCTAAACGTTGA
- the rodA gene encoding rod shape-determining protein RodA, with protein MDISIIPQPIRAQPWGIILLLVVLSGFGFAILYSAAGGSVSPWAGLHAARFTVFLIMALVISYMPESLFRFSALPVYVILLLMLLGVEILGQVRGGSQRWLELGFMRIQPSELMKPGIVLVTARFYATLPRGMIRGWAAIWPLLVMMGLPAALVLLQPDLGTTLTICIGAVTVAFLAGLPMRLFVGASAAAAVAIPLAYLFLLEPYQQRRVSTFLNPENDPLGSGYHITQSKIAIGSGGIDGKGFLQGSQSHLDYLPEGHTDFVFATMAEEWGLIGGLAVIFAYFLLLRWGWRLSFNAPNRFTKLLAGGLTMTIFLYAAINMMMVMGLAPVVGIPLPFLSHGGSSMMTVMICIGMLMAIDRQLRQRPGTSTFS; from the coding sequence ATGGACATCTCGATCATTCCCCAGCCGATCCGGGCCCAGCCCTGGGGCATCATACTGTTGCTGGTGGTGTTAAGCGGCTTTGGCTTCGCGATCCTCTATTCGGCTGCGGGCGGCTCTGTCAGTCCATGGGCCGGGCTTCACGCCGCGCGCTTTACCGTGTTTCTCATCATGGCGCTGGTCATCAGCTATATGCCCGAAAGCCTGTTCCGATTTTCCGCGCTGCCGGTCTATGTCATATTGCTGCTGATGCTGTTGGGGGTGGAAATTCTCGGCCAGGTCAGGGGCGGCAGCCAGCGCTGGCTGGAGCTCGGCTTTATGCGCATCCAGCCGTCCGAATTGATGAAACCGGGGATTGTGCTGGTGACGGCGCGCTTTTACGCCACCCTGCCGCGCGGCATGATCCGCGGCTGGGCCGCGATCTGGCCGCTACTGGTGATGATGGGGCTTCCCGCCGCACTGGTGTTGCTCCAGCCTGATCTTGGCACCACCCTCACCATCTGTATCGGCGCGGTCACCGTGGCTTTTCTCGCCGGCCTGCCGATGCGGCTGTTCGTCGGTGCCAGTGCCGCCGCTGCCGTCGCCATTCCACTGGCCTATCTGTTCCTGCTCGAACCCTATCAGCAGCGCCGGGTAAGCACTTTTCTCAACCCGGAGAATGACCCGCTGGGCTCGGGCTATCACATCACCCAGTCGAAAATCGCCATCGGATCGGGCGGCATTGACGGCAAGGGCTTCCTCCAGGGTTCGCAAAGCCATCTCGACTATCTGCCCGAGGGCCATACCGATTTCGTCTTCGCCACCATGGCCGAGGAATGGGGCCTGATCGGCGGGCTGGCGGTGATCTTCGCCTATTTCCTGCTGCTGCGCTGGGGCTGGCGGCTGTCGTTCAATGCGCCGAACCGCTTCACCAAGCTCCTCGCCGGCGGCCTCACCATGACCATCTTCCTCTATGCCGCGATCAACATGATGATGGTGATGGGTCTGGCCCCGGTGGTCGGCATTCCCCTGCCCTTTCTCAGCCATGGCGGATCGTCGATGATGACGGTGATGATCTGCATCGGCATGCTGATGGCCATAGACCGCCAGCTCCGGCAGCGACCGGGCACCAGCACTTTCAGCTAA
- a CDS encoding TonB-dependent receptor, with the protein MGISGELSVSKSVSTKRSYCMAGAAIIALAGFAGTAQAQDQAITPIADDQPQDEFDDENVVIVTGQKITRSLQDTAASVKVFDEETIDEQNFIDLADLLNQTANVNTGFGEEVITIRGIRNAGAGLGETTSDTSTVYIDGVFIPSALFTAGGALNLFDVSSVEIFRGPQSTIQGRNALAGAIVINTIDPGNDFSGQGQISYAEFDTFRGSAALTVPVVQDLLSLRVSGDYTSSDGFIFNPTLNTDESDAQEAATIRAKARLTPAEGFEFIASYTYIDANQGEGRIDDTFFPPDRLNFENIQSLTETRADIFSFEANIDIADGLSLTAVTGYIESSNITFLDTSRDETGGDITVGNNSTNDEVFSQELRLSYVSPDDRLTGLLGFYYFDSSSAFENTSSAVVDTDLALPDAGTIASLLFQTPAPNPIQIGQGQFVRDTAVASVPSFQVDFAADNPTDIENFAFFGEVNYKLTDRLSITVGARYDDESITQSVLNFTGVPPIGETGVPIVDGALQLLASQFTSAVTINNAQNNFSAFLPKGVITYDWSDDVSTSFSVQRAYRAGGVSVNAFRGALPIPGGGDATDQEVLEANAIINTFDPEFSTNYEFSFRSQFADRKVTLNANVFFIDYSDQQVTVQLSANPLDNLTDNAGASELFGFEVEMFAQPTDELTFNVGVGFTDTQFTEAQSDLGPVSIDFTGNQFTFAPRWTINGGARYTHDSGFFANGRFRFTDESFALIGNEPDAVNDSNMVVDLIVGYQTDDFRVELFGTNVLNEEFLTFNSVDTVVGAVNIAGPPQVFGVRLVGGF; encoded by the coding sequence GTGGGAATTTCTGGGGAATTGAGTGTGTCCAAATCTGTATCAACCAAGCGCAGCTACTGTATGGCTGGAGCAGCGATCATCGCGCTGGCCGGTTTTGCCGGGACGGCGCAGGCACAGGATCAAGCTATTACGCCTATTGCTGACGACCAGCCGCAAGACGAATTTGATGATGAGAATGTCGTTATCGTCACCGGGCAGAAGATCACGCGATCACTCCAGGATACTGCCGCTTCGGTAAAAGTTTTTGATGAGGAAACCATCGACGAGCAGAACTTTATCGATCTTGCCGATCTGTTGAATCAGACTGCCAATGTGAATACCGGCTTCGGTGAAGAGGTTATCACCATTCGCGGTATCCGTAATGCTGGTGCTGGCCTGGGGGAAACTACCAGCGATACGTCAACAGTCTATATTGACGGGGTCTTCATACCCAGCGCGCTGTTTACCGCTGGCGGCGCGCTCAACCTGTTCGATGTTTCCAGCGTCGAGATTTTTCGCGGTCCACAATCGACAATTCAGGGGCGTAATGCGCTGGCGGGTGCCATTGTTATAAATACGATTGATCCGGGCAATGATTTTTCCGGTCAGGGCCAGATTTCCTATGCCGAGTTCGACACCTTTCGTGGCTCGGCGGCGCTAACTGTACCGGTGGTGCAGGACTTGCTCTCGCTGCGCGTTTCTGGCGATTACACCAGCAGCGATGGTTTTATCTTCAACCCAACGCTGAACACCGATGAGTCTGACGCACAGGAAGCCGCAACAATCCGGGCCAAGGCGCGCCTTACGCCCGCCGAAGGTTTCGAGTTTATTGCCAGCTACACCTACATCGATGCCAATCAGGGCGAGGGGCGGATAGATGATACATTTTTCCCGCCTGACCGGCTGAATTTTGAGAATATTCAGAGTCTGACCGAAACCCGTGCCGATATTTTTTCATTTGAAGCCAATATTGATATCGCGGATGGCCTCTCGCTGACGGCAGTTACCGGCTATATCGAAAGCAGCAACATAACCTTTCTAGACACCTCGCGCGATGAAACCGGCGGCGATATTACGGTTGGCAACAACAGTACAAATGACGAGGTCTTCAGTCAGGAATTGCGGTTGTCCTATGTCAGCCCTGATGATCGTTTGACCGGTCTGCTGGGTTTTTACTATTTTGACAGCAGCAGCGCATTTGAGAATACCAGTTCTGCCGTAGTCGATACCGATTTGGCACTCCCTGATGCGGGCACCATTGCCAGCCTCTTGTTTCAGACACCGGCACCTAACCCAATTCAGATTGGCCAAGGCCAGTTTGTTCGAGATACAGCAGTCGCCAGTGTTCCTAGCTTTCAGGTCGATTTTGCCGCCGACAACCCCACAGATATTGAGAATTTCGCATTCTTCGGTGAGGTCAACTACAAGTTGACCGACCGCCTCTCTATTACCGTAGGTGCTCGCTATGATGATGAGAGCATCACTCAGTCCGTGCTCAATTTCACCGGCGTACCACCGATTGGCGAAACCGGCGTTCCCATTGTTGATGGCGCGTTGCAGCTGCTTGCAAGCCAGTTCACCAGCGCTGTCACGATCAATAATGCACAGAATAATTTCAGCGCATTCCTGCCCAAAGGCGTCATTACCTATGACTGGTCGGACGATGTATCCACCAGCTTCAGTGTACAGCGAGCTTATCGCGCCGGAGGTGTATCGGTTAACGCTTTCCGCGGAGCATTGCCGATACCAGGTGGTGGCGATGCAACCGACCAGGAAGTGCTGGAAGCTAATGCGATCATCAACACCTTTGATCCTGAATTTTCGACCAACTATGAATTCTCTTTCCGCTCACAATTTGCTGATCGCAAAGTGACACTAAACGCAAATGTCTTCTTTATCGATTATTCCGATCAGCAGGTCACGGTACAGCTCTCGGCTAATCCGCTCGACAACCTTACCGACAATGCCGGGGCATCGGAACTATTCGGCTTTGAAGTCGAAATGTTTGCCCAGCCAACCGATGAGCTGACCTTCAATGTTGGCGTCGGCTTTACCGACACGCAATTTACAGAAGCCCAGAGCGATCTGGGTCCAGTCAGCATAGACTTTACCGGCAACCAATTCACCTTTGCACCACGCTGGACCATCAATGGTGGGGCACGGTACACGCATGACAGTGGCTTTTTCGCCAATGGCCGTTTTCGGTTCACCGATGAGAGCTTTGCACTCATCGGCAATGAGCCAGATGCGGTAAATGACAGCAATATGGTCGTCGATCTGATCGTGGGCTACCAAACCGACGACTTCCGCGTTGAGCTATTCGGCACCAATGTTCTGAATGAGGAATTCCTTACCTTCAACAGCGTCGATACGGTTGTGGGAGCCGTCAATATTGCAGGTCCACCACAAGTGTTCGGTGTGCGCTTGGTCGGAGGGTTCTAA
- a CDS encoding TonB-dependent receptor, whose amino-acid sequence MKKSEMLKCGVATLAILTCPSVAVASTGVEGLQLQAAETAPSEEAADTDDKNLVIVTGEKRERSVQDTQSSIVVVTRDDIESTYTPNLEQLLDRIPNVNSAFGDAGFTIRGIAQNGVDAGLNTISSNLTLTVNIDDIPLTTTQQNLLSPTGAWDLNRIEVFRGPQSTVQGRNALAGAILLYSQDPGYEFTADAQAVFANFDTRQYSAAVGGPIIEDVLAFRISYDHQEADGFVFNPTLDSDEVAGNNDELARLKLLFQPTGNLSVKLTGIYADSVGTVFQGFELDTFEATGERVNSLDSPQRRFDESWLFGSRIDWDPSDTVSLSSITSYVDSESGRNQDGDGTSQPLGFFTQDNEIESFTQELRAVFTPADDWNVLLGGFYANIDAATAVVGEFPGFIFGAAPDSIINIVSNTDEATENFAFFGEVEWQATDNLRLLLGLRYDNETVRVATSSATIITPGPTLTNPDTLADTEFDAFLPKAQIVYDFNDRISAGFTYSRGYRSGGAEQNVLGNTITFDAEFINNYEFSLRTSFLDGRITLNANAFYLDWTDQQVQVPLLAAFPELAGQIPDGLDPSTLFATVNAGQSELYGFEGELVIVLTDTLRLNGALGYNRTEFLDFPVGDGTNLAGNQFRFSPELSGSLGAQFEHPSGIFANANVNYQNGQFSDNLNLPGQFSESFAVVNARIGYQYEKFSISVFANNAFGNDFTTFVNPQFNQGQGGTEGVYGVQIRAGF is encoded by the coding sequence ATGAAAAAATCAGAGATGTTGAAATGTGGCGTAGCCACATTGGCCATATTGACCTGCCCATCGGTGGCGGTCGCGAGTACCGGTGTTGAGGGCCTCCAGCTGCAAGCTGCAGAGACAGCACCAAGCGAAGAAGCTGCCGATACAGATGACAAAAACCTTGTTATCGTGACCGGCGAGAAGCGGGAACGCTCGGTCCAGGATACGCAGTCAAGCATCGTCGTTGTTACCAGAGATGACATTGAAAGCACATATACGCCCAATCTGGAACAGTTGCTGGACCGTATCCCCAATGTGAACAGTGCCTTTGGCGATGCCGGCTTTACCATTCGCGGCATTGCGCAAAATGGCGTCGATGCTGGTCTCAACACCATCAGTTCCAATCTGACACTGACGGTCAATATCGATGACATCCCACTGACAACAACGCAGCAGAATCTGCTCTCTCCCACGGGCGCATGGGATCTTAATCGCATCGAGGTCTTTCGCGGCCCACAATCTACCGTGCAGGGTCGCAACGCATTAGCAGGGGCTATCCTGCTTTACAGCCAAGACCCCGGTTATGAATTTACCGCTGATGCACAGGCCGTTTTTGCCAATTTCGATACGCGGCAATATTCCGCTGCAGTCGGCGGCCCTATCATCGAAGACGTTCTCGCCTTCCGCATTTCCTATGACCATCAGGAGGCCGATGGTTTCGTCTTCAACCCGACGCTCGACAGCGATGAGGTTGCAGGGAATAACGACGAACTGGCAAGGCTGAAGCTGCTGTTCCAGCCGACCGGCAATCTCTCGGTCAAGCTAACGGGTATCTATGCTGACTCTGTGGGAACGGTTTTTCAGGGCTTTGAGTTGGACACTTTCGAAGCCACTGGTGAGCGGGTGAACAGTCTCGACAGCCCGCAGCGCCGCTTCGATGAAAGCTGGCTGTTTGGCAGCCGGATTGACTGGGACCCCAGCGATACTGTGTCGCTGAGCTCCATCACCAGCTATGTCGATTCTGAAAGCGGGCGTAATCAGGATGGTGACGGCACATCGCAGCCATTGGGTTTCTTCACCCAGGACAATGAAATCGAGTCCTTCACTCAGGAATTGCGGGCCGTCTTTACACCCGCAGATGACTGGAATGTGCTGCTAGGCGGCTTCTACGCTAACATCGATGCTGCTACAGCTGTGGTGGGAGAGTTTCCCGGTTTCATTTTCGGTGCCGCGCCAGATTCCATTATCAACATTGTCAGCAATACCGATGAGGCGACTGAAAACTTCGCGTTCTTCGGTGAGGTGGAATGGCAGGCAACAGATAATTTACGGCTGCTCCTCGGCCTGCGTTACGACAACGAAACAGTACGTGTGGCCACCAGCAGCGCCACGATTATCACTCCTGGCCCGACACTTACCAACCCGGATACATTGGCCGATACCGAATTTGACGCGTTCCTTCCCAAGGCGCAGATCGTTTATGATTTTAATGATCGTATTTCGGCCGGATTCACCTATTCGCGCGGTTATCGTTCTGGAGGCGCCGAACAGAATGTTCTTGGCAACACCATAACTTTTGATGCTGAGTTCATAAACAACTACGAATTCTCGCTTCGCACCAGCTTTTTGGATGGACGTATCACCCTCAATGCGAATGCTTTCTATCTCGACTGGACCGACCAGCAGGTGCAGGTGCCGTTGCTGGCTGCTTTTCCAGAGCTTGCAGGTCAGATCCCGGACGGTCTCGATCCCAGCACACTTTTTGCCACCGTCAATGCGGGGCAGAGCGAGCTTTACGGCTTTGAAGGCGAGCTTGTTATCGTTCTAACGGACACGCTGCGTCTCAATGGTGCGCTGGGATATAACCGTACCGAATTCCTCGATTTCCCTGTCGGCGACGGCACCAATCTGGCGGGTAACCAGTTCCGCTTTTCGCCGGAATTGTCGGGCTCATTGGGCGCTCAGTTTGAGCATCCTTCGGGTATCTTTGCCAACGCCAATGTGAATTACCAGAATGGGCAATTTTCCGATAATCTGAACTTGCCGGGACAATTCTCGGAGAGCTTCGCCGTGGTCAATGCGCGCATCGGTTATCAATATGAGAAGTTCAGCATTTCTGTCTTCGCCAACAATGCCTTCGGCAATGATTTCACCACTTTCGTCAACCCGCAATTCAATCAGGGTCAAGGCGGAACCGAGGGCGTTTACGGCGTGCAGATTCGCGCAGGTTTTTGA